The genome window CCGACGCCAAGTCGTCGTGCACGGACATGACTTGCCCTCGCTTTCACGGGGTTCGGGACCCCAAGGCGGCAACGTTCATGCGCCTGCGAGTGTTGCGCGTCACACCGGCCGGTGGGAAGCGGTGTGCGGGTTTCTTTTGCGCCGGGGGGTCGGGGGGGGGCGGATTCCTGGGCGGGTGCGGGTGGGTGGGGGCTGGTCGCGCAGTTCCCCGCGCCCCTAAAAGGCAAGGCCGTGAAGTTAGGGCTTTGGGAGCGTTGGCAAGTGCGCTCTGGTTCTATGGCTTCTTGGAACGTGGGAAGCGGAGCCCCGGTAGAACTGGCAGTCGACCAAGACAGCCGTTCACAGGACCGGAGGCTCCGCTGTCCGATCAGTGTGTCATCACGCGGGAAATCACGGTAGCCAAGGGCGTGTTCGCCCCGGGGCATCTGGGGGAACTCACCCGGATCATCCCGTTCGAGATGGTCGATGCGGTCCTTGCCGAGACCGGTGCTGTCCAGCAACGGCTGCGGAAGATTCCCGCCCGGGTGGTGGTCTACCTGCTGCTGGCCGCGGCCCTGTTCGAGGACTGCGGCTACCTGGCCGTCTGGCGCAGGCTCACCGCCGCGCTGGAGACGATACCGGTCGTGAAGATCACCGGCGCGGGGCTCTGGGACGCCCGCAGGCGTCTGGGCGTGCGGCCCATGCGGGCCCTGTTCGATCTGCTGCGCGGGCCGGCCACGGTGATCCGCACCCGCGGCGCCCGCTTCAAGGGCCTGCTGGCCGTTGCGATCGACGGCACCTACCTCGACGTTCCCGACAGCCCGCCGCACCGGGCCCGTCTGGGCAAGGGGTCCAACCGGTTCGGAACTGCCGGCTACCCGCAGATCTGCCTGACCGCGCTGGTGGCCTGTGGCACCCGGGCGATCCTGGATGCCGCCTTCGGACCGCGCTCCCAGGGAGAGACCGGACACGGCAGGCGGCTCATGCGCTCCCTGCACGCCGGAATGATCGTCCTGCTGGACCGGGGCTTTTCGGGCAACGCGTTCCTGACAGCCGTCGCCGCCACCGAAGCCTCCTTCCTCGCACGCATCACTGCCACCCGCAAACCTCCCGTCCTGGCCCGCTTCGGCGACGGCTCCCACCTCTCCCGCTTCGGCGCCCTCGAGGTCCGCATCATCGAATGCGAGATCACCGTCACCACCAGCCAGGGCCGCCGCACCGGGCTCTACCGGCTGGCCACCAACCT of Streptomyces phaeolivaceus contains these proteins:
- a CDS encoding IS4 family transposase yields the protein MFAPGHLGELTRIIPFEMVDAVLAETGAVQQRLRKIPARVVVYLLLAAALFEDCGYLAVWRRLTAALETIPVVKITGAGLWDARRRLGVRPMRALFDLLRGPATVIRTRGARFKGLLAVAIDGTYLDVPDSPPHRARLGKGSNRFGTAGYPQICLTALVACGTRAILDAAFGPRSQGETGHGRRLMRSLHAGMIVLLDRGFSGNAFLTAVAATEASFLARITATRKPPVLARFGDGSHLSRFGALEVRIIECEITVTTSQGRRTGLYRLATNLLDHHRYPASDLVSLYHERWEVESAYFAIKKTMLGRRVLRSTTPPGIAQEVYALLSAYQALRIAIADATGATPGTDPDRASFSVALRCARDQIVQAAGIIAGTTIDLVGTIGRTVLEHLMPARRLRISPRAVKRPLSRYAYKSLNIDRRTYTATLSINILTPTISP